From the genome of Sphingobacterium sp. UGAL515B_05:
ACGCCTAATAAAAACAGACTGCAAATACACTTGCCATGAATAAAATAGTCATCGCTGGAGGAACAGGTTTTGTTGGACAATATCTTTCCGAGAGATTTCGTACATTAGGCTATCACGTAATCATCATTGGCCGTCGGCCGGGCAATATCCTTTGGACCGATCGATCCGCTATTTCCGATTCACTGGAAAATGCAGCGATGCTAATCAATCTAGCCGGAAAATCTGTCAACTGTCGGTATAACGAAAAAAATAAGGCCGAAATATTTTCTTCACGAACAGCAACGACTACGCTTCTCGGGGAGCTCATAGCAGGCTGTACCAATCCACCAAAGCTATGGCTAAACGCGAGTACCGCCACCATCTATCGTCACGCCGAAGATCGTCCAATGACAGAAAGTTCGGGGGAGATCGGAAGAGGTTTTTCCGTTGATGTTGCAACATTATGGGAAAAGACTTTCTTCGACTTCAAATCGGAAAAGACAAGACAGGTGGCACTTCGGATGGCGATAGTTTTGGGCGCGGATGGAGGGGTTATCCTTCCTTTTAAAAATCTTGTACGTGCCGGACTAGGGGGAATACAGGGAAATGGCCGGCAATATTTTAGCTGGATTCATATTGAAGATCTATTTCAGCTTATTTTGTTCTTAAAAGGCCATGAGGATTTGTATGGTGTCGTCAATTGTGCGGCACCCAACCCGATTATGAATAAGACTTTTATGGCAACTTTTAGACAGGTAATGAACCGCAAAATTGGCCTACCATCTCCAAAATGGCTACTGGAAATAGGTGCGGCTTTAATTGGCACGGAGACAGAGCTGCTTTTAAAAAGCCGTTGGGTATTACCTGAAAGGTTGGAGAACAGTGGATTTACCTTCCAGTTTCCAACAATTTCAACTGCTTTGCAGGATATTCTGCAGCGGGAATAAAAACCGAAAAGATAAATACGTGGGGTAAACCGTTTATCCCACGTTAACCTTGAAATTTTCAAATACAAGCGGCGCAGTGACAATGGCGCCCTCGTTATTTTTTACGCCTTTAAACTCGGAGGTTTTTCCTTTCTCCAGCAGGTTCTTCATCTCTTTTTCGTCCAGAAAGATACCATTTAATGTCCGCCAGATCTTAAAATCACATCCACGGGCATAATGGTCGCACTGGGCCACTTTATCGTAGAGCAAAATCAATCCCTTCTCACATTTCGGACATTTTATCTTCCCTTTTTGTTGAGGTTTAACTTCCTCTTGTACGAGAGAAATCCGCAGTGTCAACAATTCTTTTGTGATTTTGGCCGTATAGTCCTTAATATGTTTCATAAAAACATCGTAAGACACTTTATTGGCCCGCATTTCCTCCAGCTTCTGCTCCCATTTACCGGTCAAGGTTACTTTGGCAATGGAACGATCTTTTACAAGATTGTATACCGCAAGCCCCTTTTCCGTTGGAATCAGTTTTTTCTTGTCGCGCTTAATATAATCACGTTGAAAAAGTGTTTCGATGGTTGCAGCACGCGTAGCAGGTGTACCAAGTCCACAGTCCTTCATGGCCTGACGCATCTCATCATCTTCAATTTCCTTTCCAGAAGTTTCCATGGCCTTTAGTAAAGAAGCTTCCGTATGGATAGGTCTTGCTTTTGTAAAACGTTCGGCAAGCTCGAGGGTCAGAACCTGCAATAATTCCTCGGCTAATAGCCTCGGTAATTGCGCATTTTCATTATCCTGATCGTCATTGTTCTTATCTTCATCAGGCGCTTCGATCTGCTCCGCGGAAAGACGCCAGCCGTATTGCTTGATCACAGTACCTTTGGCGATAAGTTCAACTCCCTGCGCATCAATTGTCACGGTGGTAATATCTTTTATACAAACTTCCGAGAAACTTTCCACCATACGCTTGGCAATCATATTGTAAACGTTCTGTTGCTCTTTGAGCATGGGCCCCGGCTTTTCATCCGTCACCAACAAGGCGTGGTGATCTGTTACCTTTTTGTCATCGACAGAACGTTTGTTCAATTTTGCGCCGATCAGATTTTTTGCAATCGATGCGATGGATTCATCCGCGGTATCTGCTAAATGTTGAAAAAGTGCGCCAATTTCTTCAAAAACATCCTCACCGATGTAACGGGAACCCGTACGCGGATAAGTAATGACCTTCTTTTCGTAAAGTGTTTGTGCAATACTCAGTGTCTGATCTGCCGAATAACCATATTTTTTATTTGCATCCTGTTGCAGCGATGTCAAATCAAATAGCAAGGGGGGCTGCTCTTTTGTTTCTTTGGCTTCCACCTTTGCCACACGGGCATTGGAACCAACGGTCAATCGCGCAATGGTTTGCTCGGCAACATCCTTTTTATCGATCTTATTGGAGGTTGCCTTAAAACTGATATTGTCTTTTTCAAACCCGGCCTGAATTTTATAAAATGCCTGGGGTTTAAAATCTTTGTTTTCCAGGTAGCGCGAACAAATCATGGCCAAAGTTGGTGTCTGCACACGGCCCAAAGAAAGTAATCCTTTATTTCCCGCCGCCAAGGTGATGGCCTGCGTCGCATTAATACCGATGAGCCAGTCTGATTCCGAACGTGAGCGAGCAGACATATATAGGCTATCGTATTCGGTACCTGCTTTCAAATTGGCAAATCCTTCTTTAATGGCCTTATCTGTTTGGCTCGATATCCAAAGGCGTTTAAAAGGGACTTTAGAACCCAAAAAATAGTATATATTACGAAAGATCAATTCCCCTTCCCGTCCAGCATCGGTCGCCACAATAATTTCTTCGGCCTGTTCTAAAAGGGATTTTATGGTGTTGAGTTGTTTCACTGCTCCAGTATCATCCATCTGCTTGCCATCACGCTTCACCTTCTTCGACTCCAGCTTAAATGTTGGTGGAATGATCGGCAAATTCGAGATTGTCCACGAATTGTATCCGTAAGCCTGTGGCGTACAGAGTTGAACTAAATGACCAAAAGCATACGTAAAAGCATAGCCATTGCCGGCGATATAACCGTCTTTGACTTCCTTCGCCCCCATCACTCGAGCCAGATCACGCGCCACGGAGGGCTTTTCAGCAATTACAACCTTCATGTTAGATATGAGATGTTAGATTTTCGATCCGAAACCAGCTATAATACCCGAGGATATTACAGTTAGCCTCAATTTAATATTGATGTTTTAACCCTTTACCTTAAACGTCCCTATTCTATTGATGGTATCGTTATTCCCTTGATTTTACGATACAACTCTATCGCATAAACATCAGTCATACCTGAAACAAAATCCAATACACAACGAATTTTTGAATACGAATCTTGTTTGTCCGTATAAAATTGCTCAGGAATTAACGCAACTAGCTTTTTATCATAGTTGTTCTTATTCTTCTTCAGGTATGCCGGAACAAACTCTTTCAATAGGGCATCCATCACCCGGTAGCCAGCAATCTCAATCTGTACAACCGTAGGTGCATTATAGATTTTTGCAATGGAAATCTTCGAGATTTTGTTCATTTGTGTAACAATCTCTTCATCTAGGGCATCCATCAACGCTGATCCGAAAGATCCTGACAGAAACTTGTCCTGCTCACGTACAAAGACATCAACACATCCTTTAATCAAGGTATTGATCGCTTTGGCACGTAACAATGCTACGCGGCTTGGGGTATCCAGCAATCCATCGAGTCTGTCACGAAGATTTTCTTTACCACATAGTGGCAATAGTAATTCTTCCACTTCTTGATAGGACAATATTTTAAGGTGATGAGCATCTTCTAAGTCAATAATATTGTAACAGATATCATCTGCAGCCTCCACGAGATAAACCAAGGGGTGTCTCAGATAGCCCTTTGGATTAGCGGGATCTTTTAATAGTCCCAATTCATTGGCAATCTTCTCAAACGCCTTTTGTTCTTCTGTAAAAAAGCCATATTTCTTGCGGTGATGGCTCTTCTTAAGGTGGCCATCTATTGCCAGACAGGGGTATTTTACAATCGAAGCCAGGGAAGTATAGGTCAATGCAAAACCTTTGGGATCCTTTCCTTGGAAGGCATGCGTGAGAATCCGCAGGGCATTTGCATTTCCTTCAAAATGGGTCAGATCGGCCCATTCTTCGGCCGTTACCTGCTCTTGGTATTTACGTCCATCTCCATCTGTGAAATACGTGGATATGGCAGATTCACCCGAGTGGCCAAAGGCAGGGTTGCCCAGGTCATGTGAAAGACATGCCGCAGAGATAATATTTCCGACTTCTTGCAAAAAGGGGTAATCATTATCCAGGTTTGGATTTTCCTCTTTCAACTGCGCATAAAACATACGCCCCAAAGAGCGGCCCACACTGGCAACTTCTAGACTATGAGTTAATCTATTATGCACGAATACAGCGCCGGGAAGTGGAAAAACCTGCGTCTTATTCTGTAATCTCCGAAATGGGGATGAAAAGATCAAACGATCATAATCCCGTTGAAATTCCGACCGGGCCACAAGGTAACTATCTACGCTCCGATCTTCGTAACCCCAGCGCTTTGCAGAGAGCAAATCTTTCCAATTCATTTTTTCAGACATAGCGCAAACTTAGATAAATTTGCCTTTAAATACAATTATAATCATAGAAGACCGATTCGGAAATGACCCGAATGACTGTCCGTATATCGCTATATATTACTCCTGTTATTCACCTATTCAGGAGTCATTTTTGCAACATTATCGATGATTGCATTTCAAAATGACAAATTTTACAAACAGCTGTTATCAAAGTCATTTTTATACTGGTTATATTCTGTATCTTTAACCTAAATACCAATAGGGATCCATCATGACGAAATATCAAACACTTATTCCAAAACATTTTGAAGGTACAATCGAAGGCAAAAACACGCATTTGCTCTTATTAAAAAACGA
Proteins encoded in this window:
- a CDS encoding TIGR01777 family oxidoreductase, producing the protein MNKIVIAGGTGFVGQYLSERFRTLGYHVIIIGRRPGNILWTDRSAISDSLENAAMLINLAGKSVNCRYNEKNKAEIFSSRTATTTLLGELIAGCTNPPKLWLNASTATIYRHAEDRPMTESSGEIGRGFSVDVATLWEKTFFDFKSEKTRQVALRMAIVLGADGGVILPFKNLVRAGLGGIQGNGRQYFSWIHIEDLFQLILFLKGHEDLYGVVNCAAPNPIMNKTFMATFRQVMNRKIGLPSPKWLLEIGAALIGTETELLLKSRWVLPERLENSGFTFQFPTISTALQDILQRE
- a CDS encoding DNA topoisomerase 3; translated protein: MKVVIAEKPSVARDLARVMGAKEVKDGYIAGNGYAFTYAFGHLVQLCTPQAYGYNSWTISNLPIIPPTFKLESKKVKRDGKQMDDTGAVKQLNTIKSLLEQAEEIIVATDAGREGELIFRNIYYFLGSKVPFKRLWISSQTDKAIKEGFANLKAGTEYDSLYMSARSRSESDWLIGINATQAITLAAGNKGLLSLGRVQTPTLAMICSRYLENKDFKPQAFYKIQAGFEKDNISFKATSNKIDKKDVAEQTIARLTVGSNARVAKVEAKETKEQPPLLFDLTSLQQDANKKYGYSADQTLSIAQTLYEKKVITYPRTGSRYIGEDVFEEIGALFQHLADTADESIASIAKNLIGAKLNKRSVDDKKVTDHHALLVTDEKPGPMLKEQQNVYNMIAKRMVESFSEVCIKDITTVTIDAQGVELIAKGTVIKQYGWRLSAEQIEAPDEDKNNDDQDNENAQLPRLLAEELLQVLTLELAERFTKARPIHTEASLLKAMETSGKEIEDDEMRQAMKDCGLGTPATRAATIETLFQRDYIKRDKKKLIPTEKGLAVYNLVKDRSIAKVTLTGKWEQKLEEMRANKVSYDVFMKHIKDYTAKITKELLTLRISLVQEEVKPQQKGKIKCPKCEKGLILLYDKVAQCDHYARGCDFKIWRTLNGIFLDEKEMKNLLEKGKTSEFKGVKNNEGAIVTAPLVFENFKVNVG
- a CDS encoding deoxyguanosinetriphosphate triphosphohydrolase: MSEKMNWKDLLSAKRWGYEDRSVDSYLVARSEFQRDYDRLIFSSPFRRLQNKTQVFPLPGAVFVHNRLTHSLEVASVGRSLGRMFYAQLKEENPNLDNDYPFLQEVGNIISAACLSHDLGNPAFGHSGESAISTYFTDGDGRKYQEQVTAEEWADLTHFEGNANALRILTHAFQGKDPKGFALTYTSLASIVKYPCLAIDGHLKKSHHRKKYGFFTEEQKAFEKIANELGLLKDPANPKGYLRHPLVYLVEAADDICYNIIDLEDAHHLKILSYQEVEELLLPLCGKENLRDRLDGLLDTPSRVALLRAKAINTLIKGCVDVFVREQDKFLSGSFGSALMDALDEEIVTQMNKISKISIAKIYNAPTVVQIEIAGYRVMDALLKEFVPAYLKKNKNNYDKKLVALIPEQFYTDKQDSYSKIRCVLDFVSGMTDVYAIELYRKIKGITIPSIE